One window from the genome of Candidatus Zixiibacteriota bacterium encodes:
- a CDS encoding ABC transporter permease, with the protein MRLLLAYSWRNVFTRRLTSALTIFGVALVVFVFCAVLMLSHGLRRTLVDTGDDNNAVVIRKAAQTEITSIVYRREGNIIKADPAVALTPEGRPRASGELLVLITKTKRSSDETSNVPVRGVAPEALLLRPDISLVAGRLWRPGRSEIIAGAKVAAGFQNAGLGEKVRFASRDWTVVGIFEDNNSGFESELWGDYDQLAAAFERPIYSSVTVRLKSPDRFSGMKARLENDPRLAVDVRREKQYYADQSSFTATYINILGLVISVIFSVGAIVGAMITMYGSVAGRTREIGTLRTLGFGRFAILSAFLAESVLMALVGGGLGVTAAALLRFAQVSTTNWDTFAELAFSFETSPGIIAGALVFAALMGVVGGFLPAVRASRLSVLSALRAK; encoded by the coding sequence ATGCGGCTGCTGTTGGCATATTCGTGGCGCAACGTCTTCACCCGCCGTCTCACCTCGGCCCTGACCATCTTCGGCGTCGCCCTCGTCGTCTTCGTCTTCTGCGCCGTGCTCATGCTCTCCCACGGGCTGCGCCGGACGCTGGTCGACACGGGCGACGACAACAACGCGGTCGTCATCCGGAAGGCCGCCCAGACCGAGATCACCTCGATCGTCTACCGCCGCGAGGGCAACATCATCAAGGCCGACCCGGCCGTCGCGCTCACCCCCGAGGGCCGCCCCCGCGCCAGCGGCGAACTGCTCGTGCTCATCACCAAGACCAAACGGTCCTCCGACGAGACGAGCAACGTGCCCGTCCGCGGCGTGGCGCCGGAGGCTCTCCTCCTGCGCCCCGACATCTCGCTCGTCGCCGGCCGCCTCTGGCGCCCCGGCCGCTCCGAGATCATCGCCGGGGCCAAAGTCGCCGCCGGCTTCCAAAATGCCGGCCTTGGCGAAAAAGTCCGCTTCGCCTCCCGCGACTGGACCGTCGTCGGCATCTTCGAAGACAACAACTCCGGCTTCGAGTCCGAGCTCTGGGGCGACTACGATCAACTCGCGGCGGCGTTCGAACGCCCCATCTACTCGTCCGTGACCGTGCGCCTGAAATCCCCCGACCGGTTTTCGGGTATGAAAGCGCGCCTCGAGAACGACCCCCGCCTCGCTGTCGACGTGCGCCGCGAAAAGCAGTACTACGCCGACCAGTCGAGCTTCACCGCCACCTACATCAACATCCTCGGCCTGGTCATCTCCGTCATCTTCTCCGTCGGGGCGATCGTGGGCGCCATGATCACCATGTACGGCTCGGTCGCCGGCCGCACCCGCGAGATCGGCACCCTCCGCACTCTCGGCTTCGGCCGGTTCGCCATCCTCAGCGCCTTCCTCGCCGAGTCGGTGCTGATGGCCCTCGTCGGCGGCGGGCTGGGCGTCACGGCCGCCGCTTTGCTCCGCTTCGCCCAGGTGTCCACGACCAATTGGGACACCTTCGCCGAGCTGGCCTTCTCCTTCGAGACCTCCCCCGGAATCATTGCCGGCGCGCTCGTCTTTGCCGCACTCATGGGGGTGGTGGGCGGGTTTCTCCCGGCTGTGCGCGCCTCCCGCCTGAGCGTGCTGTCGGCCCTGCGCGCCAAGTAG
- a CDS encoding nodulation protein NfeD, protein MIPDSVLRSQSSAEGRPPLVYVMVLEGPIGAVASDRVEEAVAQAEEKGAELLVIELDTPGGFTQSTWTISKAIMNSRVPVAVYIAPRGARAGSAGVYITYAAHIAAMAPSTNIGAAHPVGSGAVDSIMNEKITNDAVAQIKAAAKERGRNVEWAEQAVRQSVSVDDREALELNVVDLRADDLDDLLARINLRIVALPDAVDTLFLTDARVEEITTSFVYRLLQIITDPNVALILFSLGSLGLVIELYNPGAILPGVVGAICLILSLYAFQTLDVNYAGLALIILAIILFILEIKVVSYGVLTLGGLIAFFIGGLMLYDTVDPTLRISLSVLITAAVCVAAVVLVVGYLVYKAHRRQVFVGEEGLIGKTATVRAAGMVYVDGALWRAVSEGTLEVGDKVTIVRTDGLTLHVKKLEGQR, encoded by the coding sequence ATGATCCCGGACTCGGTCCTCCGGTCGCAGTCGTCGGCTGAGGGCCGCCCGCCGCTGGTGTACGTCATGGTCCTCGAGGGACCGATCGGCGCCGTCGCGAGCGACCGCGTCGAGGAGGCGGTGGCGCAGGCCGAGGAGAAGGGCGCCGAGCTGCTGGTGATCGAGCTCGACACCCCCGGCGGCTTCACCCAGTCCACCTGGACGATCTCCAAAGCGATCATGAACTCGCGGGTCCCGGTGGCCGTGTACATCGCGCCGCGCGGGGCGCGGGCCGGGTCGGCCGGCGTCTACATCACCTACGCCGCCCACATCGCCGCCATGGCCCCCTCGACCAACATCGGCGCCGCCCATCCCGTCGGCAGCGGCGCCGTCGACTCGATCATGAACGAGAAAATCACCAACGACGCGGTCGCCCAGATCAAGGCCGCCGCCAAAGAGCGCGGCCGCAATGTCGAGTGGGCTGAACAGGCCGTCCGCCAGTCGGTCTCCGTCGACGACCGCGAGGCCCTCGAACTCAACGTCGTCGACCTCCGCGCCGACGATCTCGACGATCTGCTCGCCCGGATCAACCTCCGCATTGTCGCCCTGCCCGATGCCGTCGACACCCTGTTTCTCACCGACGCCCGCGTCGAGGAGATCACGACCTCCTTCGTCTACCGCCTCCTCCAGATCATCACCGATCCGAACGTCGCCCTCATCCTCTTCTCCCTCGGCTCGCTCGGGCTGGTCATCGAGCTGTACAACCCGGGGGCGATCCTCCCCGGCGTGGTCGGCGCCATCTGCCTCATCCTCTCACTCTATGCCTTCCAGACGCTCGACGTCAACTACGCCGGCCTCGCCCTGATCATCCTGGCGATCATCCTCTTTATCCTCGAAATCAAAGTGGTGTCCTACGGCGTCCTCACCCTGGGCGGCCTGATCGCCTTTTTCATCGGAGGACTCATGCTCTACGATACCGTCGATCCGACGCTGCGCATCTCGCTGTCCGTCCTGATCACCGCAGCCGTGTGCGTCGCCGCCGTCGTCCTCGTCGTCGGCTATCTCGTCTACAAGGCCCACCGTCGGCAGGTGTTCGTCGGCGAGGAGGGCCTGATCGGGAAGACCGCGACCGTCCGCGCCGCGGGCATGGTGTATGTCGACGGCGCTCTGTGGCGGGCCGTGTCGGAGGGCACGCTCGAAGTTGGCGATAAAGTGACCATCGTCCGCACCGACGGACTAACTCTGCACGTGAAGAAACTCGAAGGACAGAGGTGA
- a CDS encoding slipin family protein, with protein sequence MTTFPILAVVIFFALILLFNMIKVLKEYERGVIFRLGRLIGAKGPGLIILIPIVDKMVRVDLRVITYDIPSQDVITNDNVSVKVNAVVYFAVVDPNKAIVSVANFFEATSQIAQTTLRSVLGQFELDELLANRDKINAQLQHIIDEQTEPWGVKVSVVEVKNVDLPPEMTRAIARQAEAERERRSKVIHAEGEFQAAQKLADAATVIGAAPGAMQLRFLSTLVEVSAERNSTLIFPVPIDLLTSFKSFLDWNSGPKQTGAASIEAFRKAMENLGGPSGPKPDAGRDKG encoded by the coding sequence ATGACCACGTTTCCCATTCTGGCCGTCGTTATCTTTTTCGCCTTGATCCTGCTGTTCAACATGATCAAGGTGCTCAAGGAGTACGAACGGGGCGTCATTTTCCGGCTCGGCCGCCTCATCGGCGCCAAGGGCCCCGGTCTGATCATCCTCATCCCCATCGTCGACAAAATGGTGCGCGTCGACCTGCGCGTCATCACCTATGACATTCCTTCCCAGGACGTCATCACCAACGACAACGTCTCGGTGAAAGTGAACGCCGTCGTCTACTTCGCCGTCGTCGACCCGAACAAGGCCATCGTCAGCGTCGCCAACTTCTTCGAGGCCACCTCGCAGATTGCGCAGACGACCCTCCGCTCGGTCCTCGGCCAGTTCGAACTCGACGAGCTGCTGGCCAACCGCGACAAGATCAACGCCCAGCTGCAGCACATCATCGACGAGCAGACCGAGCCGTGGGGCGTCAAGGTGAGCGTGGTGGAGGTCAAGAATGTCGACCTCCCGCCCGAGATGACGCGCGCCATCGCCCGCCAGGCCGAGGCCGAGCGCGAGCGGCGCTCGAAAGTCATTCACGCCGAGGGCGAGTTCCAGGCTGCGCAGAAACTGGCCGATGCCGCTACCGTGATCGGCGCCGCCCCGGGCGCCATGCAACTCCGTTTCCTTTCGACCCTCGTCGAGGTCTCGGCCGAGCGCAACTCCACGCTCATCTTCCCGGTGCCGATCGACCTGCTGACCTCCTTCAAGAGCTTTCTCGATTGGAATTCCGGACCGAAGCAAACCGGGGCGGCGTCGATTGAGGCTTTCCGCAAAGCGATGGAAAATCTCGGCGGACCATCGGGGCCGAAGCCTGATGCCGGGCGGGACAAGGGTTAG
- a CDS encoding carboxypeptidase regulatory-like domain-containing protein, whose amino-acid sequence MRRSHTLLGGILPVFLSLGVFGGGKGNVDPDLWSRDEITGTVSDSATTDPIAGAAVFLLGTALPVSSATSDSSGRYRIYPESFGETQLLCEKNGYVSDTQLVNLVPDKFKYEVDFLLVRDSSAR is encoded by the coding sequence ATGCGTAGAAGTCACACGTTGCTCGGCGGTATCTTGCCGGTCTTCCTGTCACTGGGAGTCTTCGGTGGAGGTAAGGGTAACGTTGATCCGGATCTGTGGTCGCGGGACGAGATTACCGGCACCGTCTCCGATTCCGCGACCACTGACCCGATCGCCGGTGCGGCTGTTTTTCTACTCGGCACGGCGCTACCGGTGTCTTCGGCAACTTCTGATTCGAGCGGGAGATATCGGATATACCCCGAGAGCTTCGGGGAAACGCAGTTGCTTTGCGAAAAGAACGGGTATGTATCGGACACACAGCTGGTCAACCTCGTACCTGACAAGTTTAAGTACGAGGTAGACTTCCTGCTGGTCCGGGACTCCTCGGCGCGGTAA
- a CDS encoding PD40 domain-containing protein, with protein MVEGKNLLRIMGEGAQYPSWSPDGSSLAYSKPTVEGGEIWLMSDDGTDQRIVSSWATPVH; from the coding sequence ATGGTCGAGGGCAAGAACCTGCTGAGAATCATGGGTGAAGGTGCTCAGTATCCGTCGTGGTCTCCGGATGGCAGCAGCCTTGCGTATTCGAAACCGACGGTGGAAGGAGGTGAGATATGGCTCATGAGTGACGACGGTACGGATCAACGTATCGTTTCGTCTTGGGCGACACCTGTGCACTGA
- a CDS encoding S8 family peptidase — protein MQRTLVVVVCLVLAGGVVPAYAQDGYFPNAVYVVAEEGIFPLRQGSGSGSQLSTSEDVSGLLTSFGAVSVEQVFPDFNPGDTVKTNRDGTTVRLINLARYYRIEFNDSVWWEDLRAAWAGDSSFQIVGQAQYFVADEVVPNDPLFWAQNHFDTHWAGGGHPMIPLAWEYTTGSPTVKIGIIDNGFDLNHVDLDSRIVETYRASSGGADAWPVLPDEDHGTHVAGIAGAATDNGIGVAGVNWCSPLYLARAAEHFSILGVFEGVVFRDDHAAQCINWLRDHNADVLNMSFGYTDNFWSETFKSIFFGNAMAAASYNAWAADVLLVASKGNDASTDAHRPSDYRTVMGIGSCTIAGELSSFSNYGAGLDVTTLGEDIYSTELNDTYGPKTGTSMAAPIATGVASLLKSYRPDLTADEIEQIIELMAKDRGDVGWDAQNGWGNIKADSALRFIAHNDFFRLNATSFSRNMVQGQHEHYFVNEGSPGQSLASGVYFVETWRLVHHFDFPEYYFDQLPAVLIRHRGAQGWSAENPNPMFPHGRVVPGTLTTSGCDIETYAYFVKFNILGQTINQWYPCNEEVCTGNPDVNFQITLAGRPGVIPPDYFDAGMHWDPFKQVVEVYFSDPNLHEAGYIIERKPATTGVWERVDSLGPQEGPYVTYWDSTYTGSEVYSYRVGACRAGRPTTFTDIVTFKTQPRHPDYFDPYVYQTPGECGGPVPSETYPGLGKPGPGPDDPPSGSCPSNKIIIEWEPPANQRLPIDYYRVTRTRGYYVRTEYYTDSPRLEICPNRKNTTYGIEIMAFDVEGDSSKTLRKSVHTGWQDVCLGNITKADEEAQATIPGEPTLSQNFPNPFNATTTITFSLPEQSRVRVDVFNNLGQLVTTLIDKELDPGIHAVTWDAAGEASGVYLYRLMGGSFTATRKMMLVK, from the coding sequence ATGCAACGAACTCTGGTTGTGGTAGTTTGTCTTGTCCTGGCAGGCGGGGTTGTTCCTGCGTATGCTCAGGATGGCTACTTCCCGAATGCGGTATATGTAGTCGCGGAAGAGGGGATCTTTCCCCTTCGCCAGGGTAGCGGAAGCGGCTCTCAGTTGAGTACATCAGAAGATGTCTCGGGTTTGCTCACGTCGTTCGGCGCCGTCTCCGTCGAACAGGTATTTCCCGATTTCAACCCTGGCGATACCGTGAAGACGAACCGCGACGGCACAACGGTGCGACTGATTAACCTCGCCAGGTACTACCGCATCGAGTTTAACGATTCGGTTTGGTGGGAGGACCTGCGGGCAGCGTGGGCCGGCGACAGCAGTTTTCAGATCGTGGGACAGGCACAGTACTTTGTGGCCGATGAGGTTGTTCCTAACGATCCGCTTTTCTGGGCGCAAAACCACTTTGATACCCACTGGGCCGGCGGCGGGCATCCCATGATCCCTCTCGCGTGGGAATACACGACCGGCAGCCCGACGGTTAAGATCGGCATAATCGATAATGGCTTTGACCTCAACCATGTGGACCTGGATTCAAGGATTGTTGAAACGTACCGAGCGTCCAGCGGCGGCGCGGATGCCTGGCCGGTTCTGCCGGATGAAGATCACGGCACCCATGTAGCGGGGATAGCGGGCGCCGCCACCGACAATGGCATCGGCGTCGCCGGGGTTAACTGGTGTTCGCCGCTCTACTTGGCCCGAGCCGCCGAGCACTTCAGCATTCTTGGCGTATTTGAGGGTGTGGTATTCCGCGATGATCATGCTGCCCAGTGTATAAACTGGTTACGAGATCACAATGCGGACGTCTTGAACATGTCCTTTGGGTATACCGATAATTTCTGGAGCGAGACGTTCAAGAGCATCTTTTTCGGCAACGCGATGGCAGCAGCCTCATACAACGCCTGGGCGGCCGATGTGCTTTTAGTGGCATCCAAGGGAAATGATGCAAGTACCGACGCGCACCGCCCCTCCGACTACCGTACGGTGATGGGTATTGGGTCCTGCACTATCGCCGGCGAGCTCTCTTCCTTTTCCAATTACGGCGCTGGGTTGGATGTCACCACCTTGGGCGAAGACATTTACAGTACCGAACTGAACGACACATACGGGCCAAAAACCGGAACCTCGATGGCCGCACCTATCGCGACAGGAGTTGCCTCCCTCCTGAAGTCATATAGGCCGGATCTCACGGCCGACGAGATCGAACAGATCATCGAACTCATGGCAAAAGACCGCGGCGATGTGGGCTGGGATGCCCAGAATGGTTGGGGCAATATCAAGGCTGACTCCGCCCTCCGCTTCATTGCTCATAATGACTTCTTTCGTTTGAACGCTACCAGCTTCTCAAGGAACATGGTCCAAGGTCAGCACGAACACTACTTTGTTAACGAGGGGTCGCCGGGGCAGAGTCTGGCGTCCGGAGTCTATTTCGTCGAAACATGGCGTCTCGTGCACCACTTTGACTTTCCCGAATATTACTTTGATCAGTTGCCGGCAGTTCTCATACGCCACCGGGGAGCACAAGGGTGGAGTGCCGAGAACCCGAATCCGATGTTTCCGCATGGAAGGGTCGTTCCCGGCACTCTGACTACCTCCGGTTGCGACATCGAGACATACGCCTATTTTGTCAAATTCAACATTCTCGGCCAAACGATCAATCAATGGTACCCGTGCAATGAGGAGGTGTGTACTGGAAACCCGGACGTTAATTTCCAGATTACCCTCGCAGGGAGGCCGGGTGTCATACCGCCGGATTATTTCGATGCCGGCATGCACTGGGATCCGTTCAAACAGGTCGTCGAAGTCTACTTCTCCGATCCCAACCTCCATGAGGCCGGATATATCATTGAACGCAAGCCCGCGACTACCGGCGTCTGGGAACGGGTCGACAGCCTCGGCCCGCAAGAGGGACCCTACGTGACTTACTGGGATTCGACCTACACTGGAAGCGAGGTATACAGCTATCGGGTCGGAGCTTGCCGTGCCGGCCGTCCCACTACGTTCACGGACATCGTTACTTTCAAAACCCAGCCCCGGCACCCGGATTACTTCGACCCGTATGTCTATCAGACTCCCGGCGAGTGTGGCGGACCGGTACCCTCGGAGACGTACCCGGGCCTCGGCAAACCCGGCCCGGGCCCCGACGACCCGCCGTCCGGATCGTGTCCCTCCAATAAAATCATCATCGAGTGGGAGCCCCCGGCCAACCAACGGCTCCCCATTGATTACTACCGCGTCACTCGCACCCGAGGCTACTATGTCCGGACCGAGTATTACACCGACTCGCCCCGGCTGGAGATATGCCCGAACCGGAAGAATACGACCTACGGCATCGAGATTATGGCATTTGACGTCGAAGGTGACAGTTCGAAAACCTTGAGAAAGAGCGTACACACCGGTTGGCAGGACGTTTGCCTCGGCAACATCACCAAGGCGGACGAGGAAGCCCAAGCGACGATCCCAGGCGAGCCGACCTTGTCGCAGAACTTCCCAAACCCGTTTAATGCTACTACAACCATAACCTTCTCGCTTCCTGAACAATCCCGTGTCCGGGTCGATGTTTTTAACAACCTCGGCCAGTTGGTCACGACTCTGATCGATAAGGAACTCGACCCGGGTATCCATGCGGTCACGTGGGATGCCGCCGGCGAGGCCAGCGGCGTTTACCTCTACCGCCTTATGGGAGGGAGTTTCACGGCAACGAGGAAAATGATGCTCGTGAAGTGA
- a CDS encoding transposase, whose product MAACFTCLEYPSERHRTPKSTNPIERQIVEFRRRLKPMRSPNNLRSAERIVYDLIAYILDPNLMDRPSEEIAQDA is encoded by the coding sequence ATTGCCGCTTGCTTCACCTGCCTGGAGTACCCGTCGGAACGCCACCGGACGCCCAAATCCACCAACCCGATCGAACGGCAGATTGTGGAGTTCCGACGCCGACTCAAGCCAATGCGCTCGCCTAACAACCTCCGAAGCGCCGAGCGGATTGTCTATGACCTGATAGCCTATATCTTAGACCCCAACCTCATGGATAGGCCCTCAGAAGAAATTGCGCAAGACGCTTGA
- a CDS encoding dCMP deaminase family protein, producing MTGKRTDYINWEEYFMAVAQLSALRSKDPSTQVGACIVNRRKHIIGIGYNGFPVGCSDDELPWGREGDFLDTKYAYVCHAEMNAITNASHKGELDGATLYVSLFPCNECAKLIVQVGIREVVYLADKYRDQPVFIAARRIFAMAGVACREMTPGHLDIHLTLRKDRLP from the coding sequence ATGACCGGCAAACGCACCGATTATATCAATTGGGAAGAGTACTTCATGGCGGTGGCGCAGCTCTCGGCCCTCCGCAGCAAGGATCCCAGCACCCAGGTGGGGGCCTGCATCGTCAACCGCCGCAAGCACATCATCGGGATCGGCTACAACGGCTTCCCCGTCGGCTGCTCCGACGACGAGTTGCCCTGGGGGCGCGAGGGGGACTTCCTGGACACCAAGTACGCGTACGTCTGCCACGCCGAGATGAACGCCATCACCAACGCCTCCCACAAAGGGGAGCTGGACGGCGCCACGCTCTACGTCTCCCTCTTCCCCTGCAACGAGTGCGCCAAATTGATCGTGCAGGTGGGCATCCGGGAAGTTGTCTACCTGGCGGACAAGTACCGCGACCAGCCCGTCTTCATCGCCGCGCGCCGGATCTTCGCCATGGCCGGCGTCGCCTGCCGCGAGATGACACCCGGACACCTGGACATCCATCTGACCCTGCGCAAGGACCGTCTCCCGTAG